A region of Corallincola holothuriorum DNA encodes the following proteins:
- a CDS encoding general secretion pathway protein GspF: MAKRKMPLHPDAPLLFGDHSRPVTRRDFISAGLMKGAGVVAGASVFSLFSNPQQAMAALSPDLATLRESCGIAVQGAGKIPFICFDLAGGANIAGSNVLVGGRGGQNDFLSSAGYSKLGLPGDMTPAVTNPDTGTNDFINTELGLAFHSDSQFLRGIMEKTSAGTREAINGAVIPARSENDTGNNPHNPMYGIAQAGADGSLMSLIGSRSSDSGGNSMAPAAMIDSSKRPTKVDRPSDVTGLVDVGDLVGLLDQADAVAVMESIQRISDKKLGQINTQVSTDEVIKDLVNCGYVKSADLADRFGDPSTLDPALDPDIVGPGGIFTIDEFDSEAEFRKTASVMKLAVNGFSGAGTITMGGFDYHTGDRATGEIRDLRAGRCMGACLEYAARRGMPLMMYVFSDGSVASNGRVDDSAEGRGKGEWTGDNQSTASSFFLVYNPNGRAILMGGSPEVQAMHQQLGYMRPDASVETSGTPAANNVNLLVETVVLNYMALHGEQGLFSSRFPGNGLGNASLMDSLTAFNPIVNGTIGS; encoded by the coding sequence ATGGCTAAACGTAAGATGCCTTTACATCCCGATGCACCATTACTATTTGGTGACCATAGTCGCCCTGTGACTCGCCGTGACTTTATCTCTGCGGGCTTAATGAAAGGCGCAGGTGTCGTTGCTGGTGCTTCCGTATTCAGCTTGTTCAGTAACCCACAACAGGCGATGGCTGCGCTATCACCTGATTTGGCAACACTGCGGGAATCTTGTGGTATCGCAGTTCAGGGCGCAGGTAAAATTCCATTTATCTGTTTTGACCTGGCCGGTGGCGCCAACATCGCGGGCTCTAATGTACTGGTTGGTGGCCGTGGCGGACAAAATGACTTCCTCAGCTCTGCTGGTTATTCCAAGTTAGGCTTGCCCGGTGATATGACACCGGCAGTCACTAACCCCGATACAGGTACCAACGACTTCATTAATACCGAACTGGGGCTGGCCTTTCACAGCGACAGTCAGTTCCTTCGCGGCATTATGGAAAAAACCAGCGCGGGAACGCGCGAGGCGATCAATGGTGCGGTGATCCCTGCCCGTTCTGAAAATGACACTGGCAACAACCCACATAACCCGATGTACGGTATTGCCCAAGCCGGTGCCGACGGTTCACTCATGTCATTGATCGGTTCACGCAGCTCTGACTCCGGCGGTAATTCGATGGCTCCTGCTGCCATGATCGATTCCAGTAAACGTCCAACCAAAGTCGATCGCCCAAGCGATGTGACCGGTTTGGTTGATGTTGGCGATCTGGTTGGTCTGTTAGATCAGGCCGATGCAGTGGCGGTGATGGAATCGATCCAACGCATCAGTGATAAGAAGTTGGGGCAGATCAACACCCAAGTCTCCACCGATGAAGTGATCAAAGATCTGGTCAACTGTGGCTATGTAAAAAGTGCCGATCTGGCGGATCGTTTTGGCGATCCATCCACTCTGGACCCCGCCCTTGATCCTGACATCGTCGGCCCAGGCGGTATCTTCACTATCGATGAGTTTGATAGTGAAGCAGAGTTCCGTAAAACCGCCTCAGTAATGAAGCTGGCAGTTAACGGTTTCTCTGGCGCAGGCACCATCACCATGGGTGGCTTCGACTACCATACCGGCGACCGTGCCACCGGCGAAATTCGCGACCTGCGTGCAGGACGCTGCATGGGTGCCTGCCTTGAATATGCTGCGCGCCGCGGCATGCCGCTGATGATGTATGTATTCAGCGATGGCTCTGTGGCCAGTAATGGCCGAGTCGATGACTCAGCAGAGGGACGAGGCAAAGGTGAGTGGACCGGTGATAACCAGTCAACCGCCTCTAGCTTCTTCCTGGTCTATAACCCCAATGGCCGTGCAATACTGATGGGCGGAAGCCCGGAAGTACAAGCAATGCATCAACAGCTCGGCTATATGCGTCCAGACGCGTCGGTAGAAACCTCAGGAACCCCTGCGGCTAACAACGTCAACCTGCTGGTAGAAACCGTCGTACTCAACTACATGGCGCTGCATGGCGAACAGGGATTATTCTCTAGTCGCTTCCCAGGTAACGGCTTAGGCAATGCCAGTTTGATGGATAGCCTGACCGCGTTCAATCCAATAGTGAATGGGACGATTGGTAGCTAG
- a CDS encoding LamG domain-containing protein, translating to MKQLLVLFATTLLLTACGGGGDTETLPPSNQQPTDGNYSGPAPATSDVQQFKINLWDNLEADNRCGACHTNDQSPRFVRDDDVNLAYTEANTVVDLDSPADSRLVIKVGQGHNCWLDSDTACAATMTQWISNWAGDSIGGGGNEIVFTDPVIREPGSSKSFPLEADNYVNTIYPIVREYCVQCHSDEAAIPQSPFFASADTMTAYEAAKSKIDLDSAGRSRLVVRLSSEFHNCWSNCASNADEMEAAIQAFSDAIDVTEIDPALVLSKSLRLTDGIVASSGGRFEDNVIALYQFKTGEGRTAYDTSGIEPAANMTISGDVEWLGGWGLMINSGKAQASTASSKKLHSLITATGEYSIEGWFAPANVTQEGPARIVSYSAGTTERNFTLGQTLYNYDFLNRSSTTDSNGEPALSTPDADEILQATLQHVVVTFDPVNGRQIYVNGELIPLTDSEAGSTLASWDDSYALVLGNEVSGDRQWAGSVRMLAIYNRILTAEQVEQNFDAGVGEKFFLLFSVGELLDQPEDNALEDGTPSTYVVFEVSQFDNFSYLFSSPFMIDLDGNALTDNLQIEGLRLGINGKEAAVGQTYGNMQVTLNAGTSLAEAQTLSPLGALVGLEKGPESDEFFLTFERFGNHENVFIEPIPNAPSAPSDLPERSDIGMRNFAEINASMSVMTGVATTAGNIQNTYLTVQQQLPSVVDIETFLSSHQMAVTQLAIQYCDVLVEDPTLSSNFFPGFDFNTNAATAFDAAGRSLVIDPLLSNMLGSGITTQPDAADVEAELNNLIDRLTVCQNDSSCDASRTRTVVKASCAAVLGSAAMLLQ from the coding sequence ATGAAACAGCTATTAGTACTATTCGCTACGACACTGCTGCTGACAGCCTGTGGCGGCGGTGGCGACACCGAAACCTTACCACCTAGTAATCAACAGCCAACCGACGGTAACTATTCTGGTCCTGCACCAGCGACCTCCGATGTGCAACAATTTAAGATCAATTTGTGGGATAACCTTGAAGCGGATAACCGCTGTGGTGCCTGCCACACTAACGACCAATCACCACGCTTTGTGCGTGATGATGATGTTAACTTGGCATACACAGAGGCCAATACGGTCGTCGATCTAGATAGCCCGGCAGACTCTCGATTGGTCATTAAAGTCGGTCAAGGTCACAACTGCTGGTTAGACAGCGACACGGCCTGTGCAGCGACCATGACCCAGTGGATCAGCAACTGGGCAGGTGATTCTATTGGTGGTGGCGGCAACGAGATCGTCTTTACCGATCCCGTGATACGTGAACCCGGCAGCAGTAAGAGTTTCCCACTGGAAGCAGACAACTACGTCAACACCATCTATCCCATCGTGCGTGAGTATTGCGTGCAATGTCATAGTGATGAGGCGGCAATCCCTCAATCTCCATTCTTTGCCAGTGCCGATACCATGACCGCCTATGAAGCGGCTAAATCGAAAATAGATCTGGACAGTGCCGGACGCTCCCGTCTAGTCGTCCGCTTGAGTAGCGAATTCCACAACTGTTGGAGCAACTGCGCCAGCAATGCTGACGAAATGGAAGCAGCGATCCAGGCATTCAGTGATGCCATTGATGTCACTGAAATCGATCCGGCTTTAGTACTATCAAAATCTCTACGCTTAACCGATGGCATTGTTGCCTCATCGGGTGGGCGCTTCGAAGACAATGTGATCGCCTTGTACCAATTTAAAACCGGTGAAGGCCGCACAGCCTACGATACCAGTGGTATCGAGCCAGCAGCCAACATGACCATCTCCGGCGATGTTGAATGGCTTGGAGGTTGGGGCTTGATGATCAATTCAGGTAAAGCTCAGGCCAGTACCGCTTCATCGAAGAAGCTTCATTCATTAATCACTGCCACAGGTGAATACAGCATCGAGGGGTGGTTCGCGCCTGCGAATGTCACGCAAGAGGGACCAGCGCGTATCGTCAGCTATTCAGCCGGTACCACAGAGCGTAACTTTACCCTGGGTCAAACCCTGTATAACTATGACTTCTTAAACCGCAGTTCGACGACCGACAGTAACGGCGAGCCCGCGCTGTCAACGCCAGACGCCGATGAGATCTTGCAAGCCACCCTGCAACATGTGGTGGTGACTTTTGATCCGGTGAATGGCCGCCAAATCTACGTTAACGGCGAACTTATCCCACTGACCGACAGTGAAGCGGGCAGTACCCTAGCAAGCTGGGATGACAGCTACGCGTTGGTGCTGGGTAATGAAGTCTCCGGCGACCGCCAGTGGGCAGGTAGCGTACGTATGTTGGCCATTTACAACCGGATACTGACCGCCGAACAGGTTGAACAGAATTTTGATGCCGGCGTAGGCGAGAAATTCTTCCTGCTGTTCTCCGTTGGTGAGCTGCTGGATCAACCTGAAGATAATGCCCTTGAAGATGGTACGCCAAGCACTTACGTGGTGTTTGAAGTCAGTCAGTTTGACAACTTCAGTTACCTGTTCAGTAGTCCGTTCATGATTGATCTTGATGGCAATGCGCTCACCGACAACCTACAGATCGAAGGCTTAAGGCTAGGGATCAATGGTAAGGAAGCAGCCGTTGGTCAAACGTATGGCAACATGCAAGTGACTCTTAACGCTGGCACCTCACTGGCAGAAGCGCAGACCTTAAGCCCGCTAGGTGCTCTGGTCGGTCTCGAGAAGGGCCCTGAGAGTGATGAGTTTTTCCTCACCTTCGAGCGTTTTGGCAATCACGAAAACGTCTTCATCGAGCCGATTCCTAACGCGCCAAGTGCACCGTCTGATTTGCCTGAGCGCTCAGATATCGGCATGCGTAACTTTGCCGAAATCAACGCGAGTATGAGCGTCATGACTGGCGTAGCAACCACAGCTGGAAATATTCAAAACACCTATCTAACGGTACAGCAGCAGTTGCCATCGGTGGTTGATATTGAGACCTTCCTGTCATCTCATCAGATGGCAGTGACCCAATTAGCGATCCAGTATTGTGACGTCTTGGTGGAAGACCCGACATTGAGTAGTAACTTCTTCCCTGGTTTTGACTTCAATACTAACGCCGCCACAGCATTTGATGCAGCGGGACGTAGCTTGGTCATCGACCCGCTACTCAGCAATATGCTGGGCAGTGGTATCACTACGCAACCCGACGCCGCAGATGTAGAAGCAGAGTTAAACAATCTGATAGACCGTTTGACGGTCTGTCAAAATGACAGCAGCTGCGATGCCAGCCGCACCCGTACCGTCGTCAAAGCCAGTTGTGCCGCCGTTTTAGGTAGCGCAGCGATGCTGTTGCAATAA
- a CDS encoding HzsA-related protein, which yields MKNLVSQLMSAQAKVAVAVSAALLAVAGCGSDTTVRSESSDPVVVDYPVAYVARSIPVDEDGDRQSNSIRRPAEFFAGAQLVLKDRASVSAAETVLTEGVFEEGALYDVKDLTVSVDGNQLLFAMRAPEIEDADDEDQPKWNLWIYDRVEQLIRPVISDPLTAEAGHDIAPRFLPDGRIVFTSTRQRTARAILLDEGKPQFTALDEDRRESAFQLHVMNDDGSDIQQLSFNPSHDLDPVVLDDGTIIYTRWDNMGSRSATHLYRMRQDGSGNEFLYGWHSHNVGTDGDRVDYAEPQQTYDGQLMLMLRRTENEFSGGELVYLNTDDYTELETPIADAPPGEAQVSATYGLIRTDEEISVGGRMLSAFPLVDGTARMLISWSPCLLEQAEDPDAAEGAEPLPKLPCTEDNLALEGVTEAAPAYGLWIYDITQGTQQPIVPVTEGMFFTDPVVLQERPRPSFSEGEKDETLVEEIAGVIHIRSVYDFDGLDTVGITTMRDPAQTTADDRPARFLRIVKSVSMPDDDVVDLPNTAFGRSAGQLMREIIGYAPIEPDGSVKVKVPANVPLALSIVDGETMRVGGRHQHWITLQPGESLECGGCHTSQSTLPHGRVDAQAPSANPGAPETGQPFPNTNPALFADIGETMAEVATRINGLAAPNANLVYEDIWTDPAVRAPDAPQAWAYTDMGTIAPEGAECFERWTAYCRLQINYPVHLQPLWDRDRQILDPDTEELLQDNTCISCHGIADADGETQVPAGQLDLRGDISADEPDHVVSYRELMFNDNEQEVEEGAIRDVLVQSTDGDGNPLFQTDADGELILDSEGNPIPILETVPVAASMSVNGAAASNRFFAPFRAGGTHAGLLNDAELRLVAEWLDIGGQYYNTPFYGADN from the coding sequence ATGAAGAATCTTGTTTCACAGCTGATGTCGGCACAGGCCAAAGTCGCGGTGGCTGTCTCTGCCGCGTTACTGGCAGTTGCTGGTTGTGGCTCAGACACCACTGTGCGTTCTGAATCCTCTGATCCTGTTGTTGTCGACTACCCGGTGGCGTATGTCGCTCGGTCGATACCGGTCGATGAAGATGGTGACCGGCAGAGTAACAGTATCCGCCGCCCTGCAGAGTTTTTCGCTGGTGCGCAATTGGTTCTCAAAGACCGGGCATCGGTTTCTGCTGCCGAAACAGTCCTCACCGAGGGAGTGTTTGAAGAGGGCGCTCTTTATGATGTCAAAGATCTCACCGTATCGGTCGATGGCAACCAACTGCTGTTTGCCATGCGAGCACCAGAGATTGAAGATGCTGATGACGAAGACCAACCTAAATGGAATCTCTGGATTTATGATCGTGTCGAACAGCTGATACGTCCGGTGATCAGCGATCCGCTGACTGCTGAAGCTGGTCATGATATCGCCCCCCGTTTTTTACCCGATGGTCGTATCGTTTTCACATCCACCCGTCAGCGAACTGCTCGAGCTATTTTACTGGATGAAGGCAAGCCACAATTTACTGCCTTAGATGAAGACCGTCGTGAGTCTGCGTTTCAACTCCACGTGATGAATGATGATGGCAGTGACATCCAGCAGCTGAGCTTTAATCCGAGTCACGATCTGGATCCTGTGGTATTGGATGATGGCACTATCATCTATACCCGCTGGGACAATATGGGCTCCCGCAGTGCCACCCACCTTTATCGCATGCGTCAGGATGGCAGTGGTAATGAATTTCTCTATGGCTGGCATAGTCACAATGTGGGCACCGATGGTGATCGCGTTGATTACGCAGAGCCGCAACAAACCTATGATGGCCAGTTGATGCTCATGCTGCGCCGCACTGAAAATGAGTTCAGTGGTGGTGAATTGGTTTATCTGAATACCGATGACTACACCGAGCTTGAGACGCCTATCGCGGATGCTCCGCCCGGCGAGGCACAAGTCTCAGCGACTTACGGCCTGATCCGTACCGACGAAGAGATCTCTGTGGGTGGACGTATGCTGAGTGCTTTTCCTCTGGTGGATGGTACAGCACGTATGCTGATCAGCTGGAGTCCGTGCCTGTTAGAGCAGGCGGAAGATCCCGATGCCGCTGAAGGCGCAGAGCCTTTACCCAAGTTACCTTGTACCGAAGATAACTTAGCCTTGGAAGGGGTGACCGAAGCCGCTCCCGCTTATGGCTTATGGATTTATGACATCACCCAAGGGACACAGCAGCCTATCGTTCCTGTCACTGAGGGGATGTTTTTCACCGATCCAGTAGTATTGCAGGAGCGTCCGCGCCCTAGCTTTAGTGAGGGTGAAAAGGATGAAACATTGGTCGAAGAGATCGCTGGGGTTATCCATATTCGCAGCGTCTATGATTTTGATGGCTTAGATACGGTAGGGATCACCACTATGCGCGACCCTGCGCAGACCACAGCGGATGATCGTCCAGCCAGATTCCTGCGCATCGTGAAGAGTGTCTCTATGCCCGACGATGACGTCGTGGATCTGCCTAATACTGCCTTTGGCCGCAGCGCCGGACAGTTGATGCGGGAGATTATTGGCTACGCACCGATCGAGCCTGATGGCTCGGTGAAAGTAAAAGTGCCAGCCAATGTGCCTTTGGCACTGAGCATTGTTGATGGTGAAACTATGCGAGTAGGTGGTCGCCACCAGCACTGGATCACCCTGCAACCAGGTGAATCATTAGAGTGCGGCGGTTGCCACACCTCACAAAGTACCTTGCCCCACGGACGTGTGGACGCACAGGCACCCAGTGCTAACCCTGGAGCGCCGGAAACCGGTCAGCCTTTCCCTAACACCAATCCGGCACTGTTTGCTGATATTGGCGAAACCATGGCCGAAGTCGCCACTCGGATTAATGGTTTAGCAGCGCCTAACGCTAATTTGGTTTATGAAGATATCTGGACCGATCCTGCGGTGCGTGCGCCGGATGCGCCACAGGCATGGGCATATACAGATATGGGCACCATAGCGCCTGAAGGAGCTGAATGCTTTGAACGCTGGACCGCCTATTGCCGCCTGCAGATAAACTATCCCGTGCACCTTCAGCCATTGTGGGACCGGGATCGTCAGATTTTGGACCCAGACACCGAAGAGTTGCTGCAAGACAATACCTGTATTAGTTGCCACGGTATTGCCGATGCGGACGGTGAAACGCAAGTACCCGCCGGACAACTGGATCTGCGTGGCGATATTTCTGCTGACGAGCCTGATCACGTAGTGAGCTACCGTGAGTTGATGTTCAATGACAATGAGCAAGAAGTGGAAGAGGGTGCCATAAGAGATGTGCTGGTGCAGTCTACCGATGGCGATGGTAACCCGCTATTCCAGACCGACGCGGATGGCGAGTTGATCTTAGACAGTGAAGGTAATCCTATTCCTATTCTTGAGACGGTTCCTGTTGCAGCGTCGATGAGTGTTAATGGGGCTGCTGCCAGTAATCGCTTCTTTGCCCCGTTTCGTGCGGGCGGCACCCACGCCGGACTGCTAAACGATGCCGAGCTGCGGTTAGTCGCGGAGTGGCTGGATATCGGTGGTCAATATTACAACACGCCATTTTATGGCGCGGATAACTGA
- a CDS encoding outer membrane beta-barrel protein — protein MEKLALLAACLIVLMLLTVCPAQAAQEPLPQPPESEQETSWFGGWFSAEEQALALQVAEPYIELRTGPGRGFPVFHVVERGGEVVIEKRRTDWVKVRTPRDKSGWVRAEDMEKTLADGELVSFNRGSFDSFQQRRWEGGFSGGDLEGANLLSAYIGYAFTENLAIEVTGNKALGDVSDTTLLDIGLVHQPFPDWRISPFFGIGAGLISTDPHSSLVETEDRDDETLHATAGARIYLARRFMLRAEYRQYMVLTDRDDNEELEAWKLGVSVYF, from the coding sequence ATGGAGAAGTTAGCCTTATTGGCCGCGTGTTTGATTGTGCTTATGTTGCTCACTGTGTGTCCAGCACAAGCTGCCCAGGAGCCCCTGCCGCAACCGCCAGAATCGGAGCAAGAGACCAGCTGGTTTGGTGGTTGGTTCAGTGCCGAAGAACAAGCACTGGCGCTGCAGGTGGCGGAGCCTTATATCGAGCTGCGTACCGGTCCAGGCCGTGGTTTTCCGGTCTTTCATGTGGTGGAGCGCGGTGGCGAAGTGGTCATTGAAAAGCGCCGCACGGATTGGGTAAAGGTACGCACTCCGCGAGATAAAAGTGGTTGGGTGCGCGCAGAAGATATGGAAAAGACCCTCGCTGATGGCGAGTTGGTGAGTTTTAACCGTGGTTCATTCGATAGCTTTCAACAACGGCGCTGGGAAGGGGGCTTTTCTGGAGGCGATCTGGAAGGTGCCAACTTATTGAGCGCCTATATCGGTTACGCATTTACTGAGAATTTAGCGATCGAAGTTACCGGCAATAAGGCGCTGGGAGATGTCTCCGATACCACACTGCTGGATATCGGTTTAGTGCATCAGCCCTTTCCCGATTGGCGGATATCACCTTTCTTTGGTATCGGTGCCGGTTTAATCAGTACCGATCCACACTCGTCATTGGTTGAAACGGAAGACCGCGACGATGAAACCCTGCATGCCACCGCAGGTGCACGAATCTACCTGGCTCGCCGATTTATGCTGCGAGCGGAATACAGACAATACATGGTGCTGACGGACCGTGATGACAATGAAGAGCTGGAAGCATGGAAATTGGGTGTAAGCGTTTACTTTTAA
- a CDS encoding outer membrane beta-barrel domain-containing protein yields MEIGCKRLLLIAALLPMSGWVAADETFEPKVERRQIDEALIDDEDFQLGAYAGVISIEDFGSEFLWGVKGAYHVTEDFFLEANYGSSEAGETSFERLSGGAPLLTDSERDYSFYMASVGWNILPGEAFVWDAYSFNSSLYLLAGVGSTDFAGDDNFTMGFGAGYRVLINDWLAFDLSGHDYIFDLDVTGEDKTTHNLAFTAGVSIFF; encoded by the coding sequence ATGGAAATTGGGTGTAAGCGTTTACTTTTAATTGCAGCCTTGCTGCCGATGTCAGGGTGGGTTGCCGCTGACGAAACTTTTGAACCTAAGGTTGAGCGCCGTCAGATCGACGAAGCCTTGATCGATGATGAAGATTTTCAGCTGGGTGCCTATGCGGGCGTTATCAGTATTGAAGATTTTGGTTCCGAGTTCCTGTGGGGAGTTAAGGGCGCTTATCACGTCACCGAAGACTTTTTCTTGGAAGCCAATTACGGCAGCTCCGAGGCCGGTGAAACCAGCTTTGAACGCTTGTCAGGTGGGGCGCCTTTATTAACTGATAGTGAGCGTGACTACAGCTTCTATATGGCGTCAGTGGGATGGAATATCTTGCCAGGTGAAGCGTTTGTTTGGGATGCCTACAGCTTTAACAGCTCTCTCTACCTGTTGGCCGGGGTGGGCAGTACCGATTTTGCCGGTGACGACAATTTTACCATGGGGTTTGGTGCCGGTTACCGAGTGCTAATCAATGATTGGTTGGCTTTTGATCTGAGCGGTCATGACTATATCTTCGACCTGGATGTGACAGGCGAAGACAAAACCACACACAACCTGGCCTTTACCGCCGGTGTGTCGATTTTCTTCTAG